CGCCGAGCATCCTGGCCGGGCGGGACAGTGCGAGGCCCACGGTGTCGGCGCGGGCACGGGTGAGGGCGCGGGCGGCGCTGTTGGGGCGCCAGCCGATCTCCTGCGCGATGGCCTTGATGGAGGCGCGGGTCGCGGGGGAGACGCCCGGGCGGTCGTTCAGGGCGTACGACACCGCGACCTTCGATACCCCGGCGCGGCGCGCGATGTCGGCGATCGTGGGGCGGTGCTTGGACATGGGACCTCGCTTAACCGGTTCGTGTTCAAGGCGCATCCTAGCCGCAGGTCCCTGACCTCTGTCTTCCTCCGGGCGGTCCAGACCTCTTCGGAATTCCCTGGAAAAACTGGAATGGGAGCGCTCCCGCTCTATTGACACGACTTCGGGACGCCCATACCTTCACGGCACTTACCCGGTTCAGTAACTCCGCTCGGCAGGGACGGCGCGGGGAAAAAGGAGGGGCTATGGGTACGCGTACCCGGCTGCGGGTCACCACCGCACTCGCCGTGTTCACACTCGCCGCGACCGCGTGCACGGGGGGCGGCTCCGGGACGGGCGGCACCGGCGGCCCGGCCGGCAAGGGCGGCTCTCTGCCGCGCAACGAGACGCTCTACACGACCGGCACCCAGTGGGGGCCTCCGGCCAACTACAACCCGCTGCGCAACTGGGACCACGCGACCGGCACCAAGGGACTGGTCTACGAGACCCTGTTCCACTTCGACCCGAACGAGGGCGAGCTGACGCCCTGGCTCGCCGAGTCGGGCAGCTGGACCGGGGACAAGACGTACGAGGTGAAGCTGCGCCAGGGGATCACCTGGGCCGACGGCAAGCCGCTCACCGCGAAGGACGTGGCGTACTCCTACGGCCTGGGCAAGATCGAGGCGTCCGCCTTCCACTCGCTGTGGAGCTGGCTGTCCGACGCGAAGGCGGTGGACGACACCACGGTCCGCTTCACCTTCAAGGAGGCCCGCTACCAGGAGTGGGACTACACCCTCTACGGCCAGCCGATCGTCCCCGAGCACGTCTGGGGCTCGCGCACCGACGAGGACATCCTCAACGGCGTCAACGACAAGCCGGTCGGGACCGGGGCGTACAAGCTGAAGAGCAAGACCCAGGACCGGGTCGTGTGGGAGCGGCGCGACGACTGGTGGGGCACGAAGGCGTTGAGCATGACGCCGGCCCCGCGTTACATCGTCGACGTCTCCAACCCGAGCAACGAGGTGGTCATCGGCCAGCTCGGCCAGGGGCAGCTCGACCTCAGCAACAACTTCCTGCCCGGCGCCTCCTCGCTGGTCAAGAGCAAGAAGGTCGTGTCGTACTACGACGAGGCCCCGTACATGCTCTCCGCCAACACCGCCTGGCTGGTGCCCAACACCACCAGGAAGCCGATGGACGACGCCGCCTTCCGCAGGGCGCTCGCCGCGTCCGTCGACACCGGGAAGATCGTCAAGGGTGTCTACGGCGACCTGGTCAAGCCGGCCTCCCCGACCGGTCTGCTGCCGCAGTGGGAGCAGTTCGAGGACAAGGCCCTCATCGCGGAGAAGGGCTTCACGCACGACGCCGCCGCGGCGAAGAAGGAGCTCGCGGACGCCGGCTACAAGGACGAGGACGGCGACGGCTTCGTCGAGAACAAGGACGGGTCCGCCCTCAGCCTGAAGCTGGCCGTGCCCTCGGGCTGGACCGACTGGATGGAGGCGGCCAAGGTCATCGCCGCCGGTGCCGAGGACGCGGGCATCAAGGTCACCACCGAGTTCCCCGACCAGAACGCCCTCAACGAGCAGCGTGGCAAGGGGGACTTCGACCTCGTCATCAACAACGAGCGCCAGCTGTCGAACACCCCCTGGACGTACTACGACTACATCTTCCAGATGCCGGTCCAGAAGCAGCAGAACACGGTGAACTTCGGACGGTACGAGAACGAGGAGGCCTGGAAGCTGGTGCAGGCGCTCGGAGGGGTGAAGACCGACGACACCGCGGGCATGAAGGCCGCAGTGTCGAAGATCCAGGACATCCAGCTGACCGAGATGCCCATCATCCCGCTCTGGTACAACGGCCTGTGGTCGCAGTCCACCACGGGAACCTGGAAGAACTGGCCGTCGGACGCCGCCGGAGCACCGAAGACCGCGCCGGCCCTGTGGCGCAACTGGCTGGAGATGGGCGGCTTCGAGACGCTCACGCAGCTGAAGCCCGCCAAGTGACGTCGCCGACTCCATGACCGCCCCGCCGTGCGCGCGCCACCTGACCGTGCGCGCCCGGCGGGGCTCTCCACCAGGGGAGCACCCTTGCGCCGCTATTTCGCCCGCAAACTTCTCGTCTACGCGCTGACGTTCGTCGTCGCCGTCACCGTCAACTGGATGATCCCGCGCTTCATGCCCGGTGACCCGGTCTCCGCCATGGTCGCCCGCGCCCGCGTCTCGCAGCCGGAGGCGGCGGAGGCGATGCGCAGCTACTACAACAACCTGTTCGGCTTCGACGAACCCCTGTGGCAGCAGTACCTCCACTTCTGGGGTGCGCTCCTCCAGGGCGACTTCGGGATCTCCATCTTCGTCTTCCCCACGCCCGTCGGCGACGTCCTGCTCGACGCGCTCCCGTACACGCTCGGCCTGATGATCCCGGCCGTCCTGCTCAGCTGGTTCGTCGGCAACTGGATCGGCGCGCTGTCCGCCCGCCGCAAGGTCCTGGACAACACCGTGCTGCCGGCCGGATACCTGCTGACCGCGATGCCGTACATGTGGATCGCAGTCATCCTCGCCTGGGCGCTGGGGGCCAAGGCGGGCTGGTTCCCGATATCCGGTGGCTACAGCCTGGACATCCAGCCCGGCTGGAGCGCGGCCTTCGTGCTGGACGCCCTGCACCACTGGGTGCTGCCGTTCCTCTCGCTGTTCCTCGTCGCGCTCGGCGGCTGGGCCATCGGCATGCGGAACATGATCATCTACGAGCTGGAGTCCGACTACGCGTCGTACCTGTCGGCCCTCGGAGCGCCCCAGCGGCTCATCCGCCGCTACGCCTTCCGCAACGCCGTCCTGCCCCAGGTCACCGGGCTCGCCCTGCAACTGGGCGTGCTGGTCGCCGGGGCGCTCGTCACCGAGATCGTGTTCGCCTACCCGGGGCTCGGCTCACTGATCCTGGCCGCGATCCAGAACCAGGACTTCTTCCTGCTCCAGGGCGCGTTCCTGTTCATCGTCATCGGCGTACTGATCGCCAACTTCCTCATCGACATCGTGTACGTCGTCGTCGACCCCCGCACCCGTACGGGCATGGCAGGAGGCACGTCATGAGCACACTGCCCGACCCGGCGCCCGAGGCACCCTCCGCCGAAACCCCCGTGGCAAAGCCCGGCCGCGAGTCGCTGCACTACGCGGTCCGCAACCCCAAGCTGATCATCGGGGCGAGCCTGGTCGCGATCCTGCTGGCGGCCGGCGTCGTGGGCCCGATGCTGCTCGACAACGGCAACCCCAACGAGTACGTCGGACCGCAGGCGTCCGCCCCCGACGGCACGTACTGGCTGGGCACCACCACCTTCGGGCAGGACGTGTACGCGCAGTTCGTGCACGGGCTGCGCGCGACCTTCCTGGTGGGCGTCGTCGGCGGTGCCATCGCCGCCGTCATCGCCATGCTCGTCGGCTTCCTCGCCGGCTACCGGGGCGGAGTCACCGACGAGATCCTCAACATGCTCACCAACGTCGTCCTGGTGATCCCCGCCCTCGCCGTCCTGCTGATCATCAACGCCTACATGGGGGTGCGCAGCGTCGCCGTGCAGGGCCTCTTCATCGGCCTGACCTCGTGGCCCTGGGCGGCCCGCGCGATCCGCGCGCAGACCTTCTCGCTGCGCACCCGGGAGTTCGTGGACCTGGCCCGGCTCAGCGGGAGCGGAACCTGGCGGATCGTCTTCCGCGAGATCGCGCCCAACATGAGCTCGTACCTCTTCATGATGTTCATCCTGCTCTTCGGCGGGTCCATCCTCATCGCCTCCTCGCTGGACTTCATCGGGCTCGGCCCGACCGAGGGCGTCTCGCTCGGCCTGATGCTCCAGAGCGCCCAGCAGTGGAGCGCGCTCCAACTCGGCATGTGGTGGTGGTTCGTCCCTCCGGGCGCCGGGATCACCGCGATCGTCGGCGCGCTCTACGTGGCCAACGTGGGCCTCGACGAGGTCTTCAACCCGAAGCTGAGGGAGTCCTGAGGACATGACCCTGACCGTCAACGACCTGCGGGTCCACTACCGCACGCTGCGCGGCGAGGTCCGGGCCCTGGACGGCGTCGGCTTCGACCTGGCGGACGGCGAGATCCTGGGCCTGGCGGGCGAGTCCGGCTGCGGCAAGACGACCCTGGGCAAGTCGCTCATCCGGCTCGACGGCCGGATGAGGCACGCGGGCGGCACGGTGACGCTGGACGGCGACGAACTGCCGCTGTCCGACGACCGCGCCATGAACGCCTACCGCTTCCACAAGATCTCGCTCGTCCCCCAGTACTCCATGAGCGCGCTCAATCCGACCCGCCGGATCGGCCGCATGATCCGTGAGCTCCTCGCCTCACGAGGCGTCACCGTGGACACGGACGAACTCCACCGGCGGCTCGCCCTGGTCGGCCTGGAACCCGACGTCCTGGACCGCTACCCGATCGAGCTGTCCGGCGGCATGAAGCAGCGCACCGTCATGGTGATCTCCACGCTGCTCGACCCTTCCGTACTCGTCGCCGACGAGGTCACCTCGGCCCTGGACGTCTCCAACCAGCAGGCCGTCGTCGGCGCCCTCACCGGGCTCCGCGACAAGGGCCTGGTCACCAGCATGATCTTCGTGACCCACGACCTCGCACTGACCTCGCACATCGCCGACTCGATCATGGTGATGTACGCGGGCAAGCTCGCCGAGAAGGCACCCACGAAGGCGCTGACGAGCGGGCCCCGCCACCCGTACACGAGGATGCTGATCGGCTCGCTGCCCCAGGTGGG
The DNA window shown above is from Streptomyces sp. Alt3 and carries:
- a CDS encoding ABC transporter substrate-binding protein, whose amino-acid sequence is MGTRTRLRVTTALAVFTLAATACTGGGSGTGGTGGPAGKGGSLPRNETLYTTGTQWGPPANYNPLRNWDHATGTKGLVYETLFHFDPNEGELTPWLAESGSWTGDKTYEVKLRQGITWADGKPLTAKDVAYSYGLGKIEASAFHSLWSWLSDAKAVDDTTVRFTFKEARYQEWDYTLYGQPIVPEHVWGSRTDEDILNGVNDKPVGTGAYKLKSKTQDRVVWERRDDWWGTKALSMTPAPRYIVDVSNPSNEVVIGQLGQGQLDLSNNFLPGASSLVKSKKVVSYYDEAPYMLSANTAWLVPNTTRKPMDDAAFRRALAASVDTGKIVKGVYGDLVKPASPTGLLPQWEQFEDKALIAEKGFTHDAAAAKKELADAGYKDEDGDGFVENKDGSALSLKLAVPSGWTDWMEAAKVIAAGAEDAGIKVTTEFPDQNALNEQRGKGDFDLVINNERQLSNTPWTYYDYIFQMPVQKQQNTVNFGRYENEEAWKLVQALGGVKTDDTAGMKAAVSKIQDIQLTEMPIIPLWYNGLWSQSTTGTWKNWPSDAAGAPKTAPALWRNWLEMGGFETLTQLKPAK
- a CDS encoding ABC transporter permease: MRRYFARKLLVYALTFVVAVTVNWMIPRFMPGDPVSAMVARARVSQPEAAEAMRSYYNNLFGFDEPLWQQYLHFWGALLQGDFGISIFVFPTPVGDVLLDALPYTLGLMIPAVLLSWFVGNWIGALSARRKVLDNTVLPAGYLLTAMPYMWIAVILAWALGAKAGWFPISGGYSLDIQPGWSAAFVLDALHHWVLPFLSLFLVALGGWAIGMRNMIIYELESDYASYLSALGAPQRLIRRYAFRNAVLPQVTGLALQLGVLVAGALVTEIVFAYPGLGSLILAAIQNQDFFLLQGAFLFIVIGVLIANFLIDIVYVVVDPRTRTGMAGGTS
- a CDS encoding ABC transporter permease codes for the protein MSTLPDPAPEAPSAETPVAKPGRESLHYAVRNPKLIIGASLVAILLAAGVVGPMLLDNGNPNEYVGPQASAPDGTYWLGTTTFGQDVYAQFVHGLRATFLVGVVGGAIAAVIAMLVGFLAGYRGGVTDEILNMLTNVVLVIPALAVLLIINAYMGVRSVAVQGLFIGLTSWPWAARAIRAQTFSLRTREFVDLARLSGSGTWRIVFREIAPNMSSYLFMMFILLFGGSILIASSLDFIGLGPTEGVSLGLMLQSAQQWSALQLGMWWWFVPPGAGITAIVGALYVANVGLDEVFNPKLRES
- a CDS encoding ABC transporter ATP-binding protein translates to MTLTVNDLRVHYRTLRGEVRALDGVGFDLADGEILGLAGESGCGKTTLGKSLIRLDGRMRHAGGTVTLDGDELPLSDDRAMNAYRFHKISLVPQYSMSALNPTRRIGRMIRELLASRGVTVDTDELHRRLALVGLEPDVLDRYPIELSGGMKQRTVMVISTLLDPSVLVADEVTSALDVSNQQAVVGALTGLRDKGLVTSMIFVTHDLALTSHIADSIMVMYAGKLAEKAPTKALTSGPRHPYTRMLIGSLPQVGARHKDKPLSGIEGSPPSLLDPPAGCRFRARCPLADSGCAEEPPVVEVAPRHTVACWKAA